The Pyrococcus kukulkanii genome contains a region encoding:
- the ppsA gene encoding phosphoenolpyruvate synthase, which translates to MAYKFIKWFEELSKEDVPLVGGKGANLGEMTKAGIPVPPGFCVTAEAYKYFVENVKVSKEDIKKILGEKANKGTIAEVLAQAPDEPRILQEWIVDIISRTNVDDSKQLQENTEAIRELIKALEMPPEIADEIKQAYKELSQRFGQEEVYVAVRSSATAEDLPEASFAGQQETYLDVLGADDVIDKVKKCWASLWTARATFYRAKQGFDHSKVYLSAVVQKMVNSEKSGVMFTANPVTNNRNEIMINASWGLGEAVVSGAVTPDEYIVEKGTWKIKEKVIAKKEVMVVRNPETGKGTVMVKVAEYLGPEWVEKQVLTDEQIIEVAKMGQRIEEHYGWPQDIEWAYDKDDGKLYIVQSRPITTLKEETAGEEVEEVEEAEVILKGLGASPGIGAGRVVVIFDASEIDKVKEGDVLVTTMTNPDMVPAMKRAAAIITDEGGRTSHAAIVSRELGIPCVVGTKEATKKLKTGMYVTVDGARGLVYKGIVKSLVKKKEEAKAEAGAAGAVAAAPLVTGTLVKVNVSMPEVAERAAATGADGVGLLRAEHMILSIGQHPIKFIREGKEEELVEKLAEGIEKVAAAFYPRPVWYRTLDAPTNEFREMPGGEDEPEERNPMLGWRGIRRGLDQPELLRAEFKAIKKVVEKGYNNIGVMLPLVSHPEQIRKAKEIAREVGLEPHKDVAWGVMIEVPAAAIIIEDLIREGIDFISFGTNDLTQYTLAIDRDNERVAKLYDETHPAVLKLIKHVIKVCKRYGVETSICGQAGSDPKMARILVRLGIDSISANPDAVQLIRQVVAQEERKLMLEAARRQLFEEEEEEDLF; encoded by the coding sequence ATGGCGTACAAGTTCATAAAGTGGTTTGAGGAGCTCAGTAAAGAAGACGTCCCACTTGTCGGTGGTAAGGGTGCAAACCTCGGTGAAATGACGAAGGCTGGCATTCCAGTTCCACCAGGATTCTGTGTTACAGCTGAAGCATACAAGTACTTCGTTGAGAACGTTAAGGTTTCCAAGGAAGACATTAAGAAGATTCTTGGTGAAAAAGCAAATAAGGGTACAATTGCTGAGGTTCTTGCCCAGGCTCCTGACGAGCCAAGGATTCTCCAGGAGTGGATAGTGGACATAATCAGCAGAACCAACGTTGATGACTCAAAGCAGCTCCAAGAGAACACTGAGGCAATTAGAGAGCTCATAAAGGCCCTTGAGATGCCTCCAGAGATTGCAGATGAGATCAAGCAGGCTTACAAGGAGCTCAGCCAGAGGTTCGGTCAGGAAGAGGTTTACGTTGCCGTAAGATCATCAGCTACCGCTGAGGATCTCCCAGAGGCTTCATTCGCCGGTCAGCAGGAGACTTACCTTGACGTTCTTGGAGCAGATGATGTTATCGACAAGGTGAAGAAGTGCTGGGCCTCACTCTGGACTGCGAGGGCAACCTTCTACAGGGCCAAGCAGGGATTCGACCACAGCAAGGTCTACCTCTCAGCTGTAGTTCAGAAGATGGTTAACAGTGAGAAGAGCGGGGTCATGTTCACTGCTAACCCAGTCACCAACAACAGGAACGAGATAATGATCAACGCTTCTTGGGGTCTTGGTGAGGCTGTAGTTAGCGGTGCTGTGACACCTGATGAGTACATTGTCGAGAAGGGCACCTGGAAGATTAAGGAGAAGGTCATCGCCAAGAAGGAAGTCATGGTCGTTAGGAACCCCGAGACTGGTAAGGGCACTGTGATGGTTAAGGTTGCCGAGTACCTTGGCCCAGAGTGGGTTGAGAAGCAGGTTCTTACCGATGAGCAGATTATTGAGGTTGCAAAGATGGGTCAGAGGATTGAGGAGCACTACGGCTGGCCACAGGACATTGAGTGGGCTTATGACAAGGACGACGGCAAGCTCTACATTGTCCAGAGCAGGCCAATCACGACCCTCAAGGAGGAGACTGCTGGTGAGGAGGTAGAAGAGGTTGAGGAGGCAGAGGTCATCCTCAAGGGTCTTGGTGCCTCACCAGGAATTGGTGCAGGTAGGGTTGTAGTTATCTTCGATGCAAGCGAGATCGATAAGGTCAAGGAGGGTGACGTTCTCGTAACGACAATGACCAACCCAGACATGGTTCCAGCGATGAAGAGGGCCGCTGCAATAATTACCGACGAGGGTGGAAGGACGAGCCACGCTGCAATAGTTTCAAGAGAGCTCGGAATTCCATGTGTCGTTGGTACCAAGGAGGCAACCAAGAAGCTCAAGACCGGAATGTACGTTACAGTTGACGGTGCGAGAGGTCTCGTTTACAAGGGAATCGTCAAGAGCCTAGTCAAGAAGAAGGAGGAAGCTAAGGCCGAGGCTGGAGCAGCTGGAGCAGTTGCCGCTGCACCATTAGTCACCGGAACGCTCGTTAAGGTTAACGTTTCAATGCCTGAGGTTGCCGAGAGGGCTGCAGCTACTGGAGCTGATGGTGTAGGACTACTTAGGGCTGAGCATATGATCCTCAGCATTGGACAGCACCCGATCAAGTTTATCAGGGAAGGCAAGGAGGAGGAGCTCGTCGAGAAGCTTGCTGAGGGAATCGAGAAGGTTGCAGCCGCATTCTATCCAAGGCCAGTCTGGTACAGAACCCTTGATGCTCCAACCAACGAGTTCAGGGAGATGCCTGGTGGAGAGGACGAGCCAGAAGAGAGGAACCCAATGCTTGGATGGAGGGGTATTAGGAGAGGTCTTGATCAGCCTGAGCTACTGAGGGCCGAGTTCAAGGCAATCAAGAAGGTCGTTGAGAAGGGCTACAACAACATTGGTGTAATGCTACCACTCGTCAGCCACCCAGAGCAGATAAGGAAGGCTAAGGAGATAGCTAGAGAAGTTGGCCTTGAGCCGCACAAGGACGTTGCCTGGGGTGTCATGATCGAGGTTCCAGCTGCAGCAATAATCATCGAGGACCTCATCAGGGAGGGCATCGACTTCATCAGCTTTGGAACTAACGACCTGACCCAGTACACGCTCGCAATTGACAGGGACAACGAGAGGGTTGCCAAGCTCTACGACGAGACCCACCCAGCAGTGCTCAAGTTAATCAAGCACGTCATCAAGGTCTGTAAGAGGTACGGAGTCGAGACCAGCATCTGCGGACAGGCCGGAAGTGATCCGAAGATGGCAAGAATACTTGTCAGGCTCGGTATTGACAGCATCTCAGCCAACCCAGATGCAGTGCAGCTAATCAGGCAGGTAGTTGCTCAGGAAGAGAGGAAGCTCATGCTCGAGGCTGCAAGGAGGCAGCTCTTCGAGGAAGAGGAAGAAGAGGATCTCTTCTGA